GCACAGTAACCGCCGATGGTGCAGGAAACTGGAGCATCACCGCCAGCACGTTAACAGAAGGAAGTCACAATATTACCGCTACCGCTACTGATGCTGCTGGAAATGCCAGTAGTGCTTCTGCTGCTCTCGGCGTTACCTTGGATACTACCGCACCCACAGTTACGGTTAACCAAGCGGCGGCTCAAGTTGACCCAACTAACACTTCACCCATCAACTATACGGCTACTTTCAGCGAAACTGTAACGGGTTTTGCCACTGGAGATGTCACCATCGGCGGCACGGCGGGAGCAACCACCGATGCCGTCACCGGTAGCGGCACAACTTATAATATTGCTGTTAGCGGCATGAGTGCATCAGGAACGGTTCTTGCCAGTCTTGCCGCAGGAGTCGCCACCGACATCGCCGGAAATGCCAACACGGCCAGCACTAGCACCGATAATACAGTTACGTTTAATAATGACCCGATAGCACCAACGCTAACCAGCATCACTCGCCAAACTCCGAGTATTACCCCCACCAATGCCGATACTCTGGTTTTCCGAGCCACATTTAATGAAGATGTGCAGAATGTAGACGCGAGTGACTTTTCGGTAACGGGAACAACGGCGACCATCACCGGAGTAAATGCCGTGAGTGCCTCTGTTTACGATATCACGGTGTCGGGAGGGGATTTAGCCGGTCTGAATGGAACCGTAGGATTAGATGTTGATGCGGGACAAAATATTACTGATTTGTCCGCAAATGCGCTACCGACGGCAGAACCAGGGACGGATGAAGTCTATACGGTGGATAATACGGCTCCAAGTACGCCAACTACCAGCAGCATCACCACAGATACGGGGACGAGCAGCAGTGACGGAGTGACGAGCGATAGTACGTTAGTGTTCGCGGGAACAGGGGAAGCTAATAGCACGATAGAGGTGTTTATTGATGGCAGCTCCATTGGCACAACTCCTGCTAATGGTTCTGGAAGCTGGAGTTTTGACCATACGGGAACGACTCTAGCTGACGGGAATTATAACCTGACGGCGGTGGCCACAGATAGCGCGGGAAATGTGGGTTCAGCCTCCAGCGCCTTTGCCATAACGGTTGATACTATAGCACCGGCTGCACCTTTAACTGCGGATATGACGGCTGCTTCGGATACGGGAACCTCCAACAGCGATAACATCACCAGCAACACCACTCCCACGTTTACGGGAACGGCTGAGGCGAATAGTACGGTAACGCTTGCGAGTAGTGTTGATGGCACGATTGGCACTGCCACTGCTGATGGTTCTGGGAATTGGAGTATCACCGCCAGTACGTTAAGCGCAGGCAATCATGATATTACGGCTACGGTTAGTGATGCTGCTGGCAATACTGGTGCGGCTTCTGCTGCTCTCGGCATTACTGTAGATACGACTGCACCGACAGTTACGGTGAATTCTCTGTCTACGTTGGATACGACTCCGGCTTTGACGGGAACGGTGGATGATAATAGTGCTTCGATTCAGGTTACGGTTAATGGAAATTCTTACACGGGAACGAATAATGGGGATGGAACTTGGACGCTGGCTGATAATACGATTAGTCCGGCTCTGAGTGCTGGCACGTATGAGGTTGCGGTTTCAGCGACGGATAGTGCGGGTAATGGGGGTAATGATAGCAGTAGTAATGAGTTGGTTGTTGCGACTCCAGAAATCCAGTTTTCTGAAGCGAGTTATGCTGCCAATGAAGGGGATGGAACAACGAATCTGATTACGCTTACCCGGAATACAACCCTTGGGATTTCTGAGGTTCAAGTGAGCGTGACGGGGGGAGAGGCAACGGGAAATGCCGATTATACGGATAGTGGTTTTCCTTTGACGGTTGTGTTTAATGAGGGAGAAGATAGCAAAACGGTTGCGCTTCCGATTATTGATGATACGGTTGATGAACCCGATGAGACGATATCGTTTGAGGTTACTGCTCAGAATAATGCCACGATTGGCGCTCAAAGTACGACAACGTTAAATATTGCTGATAATGATGCTGAACCTAACTTATCTATTAATGATGTTACGGTCAATGAAGATGCAGGAACTTTAGCGTTTACGGTTTCTCTGGATGCAGCGAGCGCTCAGGAGATTACGGTAGATTATGCCACGGCAGATGGCACGGCTACAGCCGGAAGTGACTACACGAGTATCAATGGTACGTTAACGTTTGCAGCCGGAGAAACGAGTCAAGAAATTACGGTTACTATCACGGATGATAGTTTAGATGAAACCAATGAAACGTTTACCGTTGACTTATCGAGCGCCAATAATGCGACGATTAGCGATGCACAGGGGGTGGGAACTATTACAGATAATGATGTTGCTGTAACTCCGTCTCCGGTTCCTTCTCCGTCTCCAATAACTCCGCCTTCTCCGGTAGTTCCTCCCTCTCCTCCTGCTAATGCTCCAGTGTCTTTAAGTTGTCCATTGCTCAATTCTCCTCCTGTTTTTCCGGCGCTGAATCTGACGGAAATGACGAGAGAAGGAACGAGTTTTGCCGATATTTTATTCGGAAATACTCAGGGGGAAACGTTCTTGGCGCGAGGGGGTGATGATTGGGTTATTGCTCTGCAAGGTGATGATAATATTGATGGCGAAAGTGGCAATGATTGGTTAAGTGCCAATCAAGGTACGGATTGGGTTGATGGCGGTTTGGGGAATGATTGGATTCATGGGGGACAGGGTAATGATGGGGTGCGCGGGGGTGAAGGAAATGATGTGGTGTTTGGCGATCGCGACAATGATATCGTAGAAGGTAATAATGGTGATGATTGGCTCTTTGGCAATCAGGGACGAGATTTTCTCGATGGCGGTTTAGGGGATGATTTCGTCCATGCTGGACAAGATGATGATGGGGTGCGCGGGGGTGAGGGAAATGATACGTTATGTGGCGATCGCGGTAATGATTGCATTGCTGGTAACTTAGGTGACGATTGGATATTCGGAAATCAAGGAGAAGATAAACTCTGGGGAAATGCCGGTAATGACAGCATCTGGGGCGGTCAAGGCAATGACATCCTGATGGGTGGAGTCGGAGAGGATGTATTATTTGGAGATCGGGGTAATGATATCTTTGTGCTGGGGATGGGAGAAGGAACGGATCGGATCATGGATTTTGGAGTGGGCGATCGCATTGGCTTATCCGGTGGCTTAACTTATACTCAGCTTACCCTATCGCAAAACAGCCAAAATACGGTGATTTCAGCCAATAACCAGGTTTTAGCTATTCTGGAAGGAGTAACTTCTACGACTCTGGAAGAGAGCCGTTTTGTGAGTATTGTTTAGGAAGAGATGGGGCGAAGGTATTCTGAATGGGTAATAGGTTCTCTTAAAAGTCTTGATTTATAAGGCCTGTCCTATCGGTAAATAGACAGGTCGCGTCCCTCATAAACCAAGCAAGGCGCTGTATGACTCCTGAAAGCCTTTGTGCATCATGCTTTCAGCCAAATGAAATATGACAGACAAAAATTTTCTGCCATAACCCTTGACAATTGTGTATTACGTTTGTAGTATAGTAAATGTAGAGGGCAAGGAAGTCAGACGAGTCTCACCTTCACCCTTACAGTTGAACCTAGAAAACTGAATAATCAGAACGTTTCTTTAAGGGTTTGTTAATGACTGTTTAGGAGTCAAAAACAGTGGTTCTATTATATCAGCGACTGTTGAAAACAGTCAAGACCGATCCACCCAATGAGTCAAATGCTCAGGATCGAGAAAGCAAGGTAACCAAACGCTTGCCAACCCAAACTCAACTTACATCCATTTATTTTTTAGAACGTCGCTTTCTGTTGTAATTTTCCAAATTTAATCCCCCAAAGGAGGTGTCAAGATGGTACATATTCGATTTGAAGGACGCTCCTACGATATAACTGAAACCCAACTAGAAATTAACGCCAGCATGAATGATACCGTCCTCAAAGATCGAATTGCCCGTCATCTTGATGTTGGAGTTTATCGCTTAAATGATTATGTTATCGATCGCCGCCCTAGTGGTGACATTATTATCCGTCCTGAAGCGGTTTATGGGTAAATTTCCCTCTCCCTAAATCCCTCTCCTACTGCTCTGCGGAGTGCGTAGCCTGTCCGCAGGACAAACGTCTCGCTCGGTACAGAAAAGTAGCGAGCAAGAGAGAAAGGTAGCGAGCAAGAGAGAAAGGTAGCGAGCAAGAGAGAAAGGTGGCGAGCAAGAGAGAAAGGTAGCGAGCAAGATGCTCGCACTCCACTTGAGGACAATCTACTCCCAAAAATAACCACAGAGGTGAACCATGAAAGCACCAAACTGTAGCGAAATTTGTCCTTGGGTTCGCAATACCCAAGACCTAGACCATTACATTTGCCTCAAGTGCGGCCAAGAGCGTTTTTTGAACAAAATGAAATCGAATCAACCCCCATTAGGATTACTGATTTTGATGGTAATGGCGATTCTTGTCACCGTCTTGGTTCAAGAAAGAAAAACCCCCGAACAAGCCGCGCCCCAACTGGACGCACTAAGCACCCCTTAACTTTTGTACCGTACCCTAACGGGTTCAGCATACATAATGTCTCTTAAACAGACAGTGTAGGTTCGATTCCTACCATCCGCCCTTCATCTTGGCGGATGTGGCTCAATGGTAGAGCAACAAATCTTGCTGAATTGACTTGTACGGTACAGCCTTAAGGAATAAATTCACACCGCGCCCTAACTGAAAAAGCTTACATATTAGCTCATTGGTAGAGCATTCGACTGTTAATCGACTGGTAACAGGTTCAAATCCTGTATATGTGTGCAAACACAATGCTTTTTTAACTTGCGCGGTGTGACCTTTATTCCTTCCCCTTTGACAGAGTTACAAAATACAACCTTTAAGCCGTAGGGTGGGCACTGCCCACCCTACCCAATACTTCTCTCATCGATCAATCTTTCAATCTAGCGTTTCTGACCGATTGAATTAATCTTTCTGGGTTCTGTAATTACAGTCATTTCGCGCCCTAACTCATCAAGCTTACATACTAGCCAAATGGAAAAGGCACTTGATTTAGGCTCAAGCACATGCGGGTTCAAATCCCGTGTATGACCAAACAGCTTGTTGAACTTGCGCGAAATGACCTTTTTTTATAGCGCTTTGCGCTAGGGAATAGGTAATAGGTAATAGGTAAATCGTTGTTAATTGTTAATTGTTAATTGTTCATTAAAACCGCGCCCTAACCCCGATCGCCTACATACTTCTCCACCAACTGAATCGGTGCGTACTTGGAGTTGTACGCTGCGAGCCTGAGCCGATATTAGCAGGCACAAACGGCGATCGCCACTTGCGCGGTAATCTTGCCCTCTCCCTAAATCCCTCTCCCACGGGAGAGGGACTTCTCTCCCCTTCTCCTGTGGGAGAAGGGGTTGGGGGAAGAGGGCTTTATACGAATTTTCTATAAAAGTTTGTCTTATATCCCTAGGAGATGAACCATGGTAAACATGAAAAATGCAGAACAAGATCTGCGTTTGGAGATGCTTAACTCCTTGCTCACCACTCCCCACCGGAAATTGCAAGAAGTGGCTGAACTCCATGACCTTTTGGTACAACTTGACCCGCTTTTTTACGGTCACTTGGCCGTATGGTATCAGCACAATGGGGATGTGCGCGACCATAAGGAAGTGTTTGTGGGTTCTTTGCTCACCAGCCAACTTCCCGAACACCGTAGCGCTGGGTTTGTGATGTTGCAACAGTTCCCCCCTTACCAAGTGGCGCGGGTGGTGGACTTTATGAAGCAATTTCAAAATAAAGTGCCTCGGTGTGCGCGGACGGCAGT
Above is a window of Roseofilum capinflatum BLCC-M114 DNA encoding:
- a CDS encoding Ig-like domain-containing protein, with protein sequence MSLIDNTTAQWMTNSPIGNNNHYLNNNFSTAGNPLAGTIDGGPVEYQASTGTVVNNFNNGADGAKSALEFGSYIFFTGDDTQGIRRIDNDWSSNLTGYQATVPKTESITTDGTYIYGNNDVTRDQIVQWSVTNNPTNFTLTQQWAQDVGTGGRFRGISYFDHGSGNNYIYASDGGASGTGDKIWAFDADTGNAIAVSSGGTDITVPGTDLVYQAIAHEYDGRTTLIALTTNELHVWDMDSPTTVTSATPTETYTIAAGPNQLLDNGGGALGGPFLGASARGSQLFLGNGSQVLAYQLAQTPNIALSSPTFSPANVLPGTTNHPLYQLDLAVTTANAQLTGATFTTGGTYAPTDITANSFELFYSTDTTFDAGDTSLGTQAVVTSGNTLAFTGLSQTINSGNTGTLFLVADIATGATAGNTITIGATTLSDITFTTGNKTGTPTAGGIQTIASPLVISEIMYDPNSAEDDWEWVEVYNSGSSTVDLSGYVLDDNVGTAHTAANIASGSIAAGSSAILFNDDDLDTSDFEAAWGTGINLIGVTGWNKLQLNNTGDKVSLWDSFTRYTGDDTTHANAIETVEYSVSAGFPDPVGASIYLTNLTADNTVGSNWATSTTGGSTPLGTGYLSANAGGNSGSDIGSPGGMLSAVTLSSGTIAAASVAQGTTNHPLYQLDLAVTTANAQLTGATFTTAGTYAAADIVPNSFELFYSTDTVFDAGDTSLGTQAVVTSGNTLAFTGLSQTINNGNTGTLFLVADIATGATAGNTINIAAPNLSDITFTSASKTGTPTAAGVQTFDALPTITSITSTTSDGTFGVGGTVNVTVNFSENVTLASGNLTLNLDTGGTVTITPFTNANSASATYTVGAGENSTDLNSTGLTLAGGATLQDATLNNVTLTIPAGQSLADNKALVIDTTAPAAPSTPDMTAATDTGSSNTDNITSDTTPTFTGTAEANSTVTLTSSVDGTVGTVTADGSGNWSITASTLSAGNHNITATATDTAGNTSAASTALGITIDTTAPAAPSTPDMTAATDTGSSNTDNITSNTTPTFTGTAEANSTITLISSVDGTVGTVTADGAGNWSITASTLTEGSHNITATATDAAGNASSASAALGVTLDTTAPTVTVNQAAAQVDPTNTSPINYTATFSETVTGFATGDVTIGGTAGATTDAVTGSGTTYNIAVSGMSASGTVLASLAAGVATDIAGNANTASTSTDNTVTFNNDPIAPTLTSITRQTPSITPTNADTLVFRATFNEDVQNVDASDFSVTGTTATITGVNAVSASVYDITVSGGDLAGLNGTVGLDVDAGQNITDLSANALPTAEPGTDEVYTVDNTAPSTPTTSSITTDTGTSSSDGVTSDSTLVFAGTGEANSTIEVFIDGSSIGTTPANGSGSWSFDHTGTTLADGNYNLTAVATDSAGNVGSASSAFAITVDTIAPAAPLTADMTAASDTGTSNSDNITSNTTPTFTGTAEANSTVTLASSVDGTIGTATADGSGNWSITASTLSAGNHDITATVSDAAGNTGAASAALGITVDTTAPTVTVNSLSTLDTTPALTGTVDDNSASIQVTVNGNSYTGTNNGDGTWTLADNTISPALSAGTYEVAVSATDSAGNGGNDSSSNELVVATPEIQFSEASYAANEGDGTTNLITLTRNTTLGISEVQVSVTGGEATGNADYTDSGFPLTVVFNEGEDSKTVALPIIDDTVDEPDETISFEVTAQNNATIGAQSTTTLNIADNDAEPNLSINDVTVNEDAGTLAFTVSLDAASAQEITVDYATADGTATAGSDYTSINGTLTFAAGETSQEITVTITDDSLDETNETFTVDLSSANNATISDAQGVGTITDNDVAVTPSPVPSPSPITPPSPVVPPSPPANAPVSLSCPLLNSPPVFPALNLTEMTREGTSFADILFGNTQGETFLARGGDDWVIALQGDDNIDGESGNDWLSANQGTDWVDGGLGNDWIHGGQGNDGVRGGEGNDVVFGDRDNDIVEGNNGDDWLFGNQGRDFLDGGLGDDFVHAGQDDDGVRGGEGNDTLCGDRGNDCIAGNLGDDWIFGNQGEDKLWGNAGNDSIWGGQGNDILMGGVGEDVLFGDRGNDIFVLGMGEGTDRIMDFGVGDRIGLSGGLTYTQLTLSQNSQNTVISANNQVLAILEGVTSTTLEESRFVSIV